Proteins encoded in a region of the Streptomyces sp. NBC_00258 genome:
- a CDS encoding MarR family winged helix-turn-helix transcriptional regulator yields MDQSHSKDRLPETARALADLASAVVRAVTDRRGMSFTAASALARLEREGPARLTALATAEGVTQPSMTQLVQRLERQALALRIDDPEDGRVTLVAITDTGREVLAERRQQRDARLADLLSALPDEEQHALAAAMRTALPLVQRMLQDDTQQRPLLEQDDIGSER; encoded by the coding sequence GTGGATCAGTCGCATTCGAAGGACCGCCTCCCGGAAACCGCGCGGGCGCTGGCCGACCTGGCTTCTGCCGTGGTCAGGGCTGTGACGGACCGGCGGGGTATGAGCTTCACCGCCGCATCCGCCCTCGCACGGCTCGAACGGGAGGGCCCGGCCCGGCTGACCGCGTTGGCGACGGCGGAAGGGGTCACGCAGCCGTCGATGACCCAGTTGGTGCAGCGCCTGGAGCGTCAGGCGCTGGCGCTGCGGATCGACGACCCGGAAGACGGCCGGGTCACCCTGGTCGCCATCACGGACACCGGGCGGGAGGTGCTCGCCGAGCGCCGACAACAGCGTGACGCCCGCTTGGCCGACCTGCTGTCCGCCCTCCCCGACGAGGAGCAGCACGCCTTGGCGGCAGCCATGCGGACGGCCCTGCCGCTCGTGCAGCGGATGCTCCAGGACGACACACAGCAGCGTCCCCTCCTCGAACAGGACGACATCGGGAGCGAGCGATGA
- a CDS encoding AQJ64_40280 family protein, with translation MTNLNTVVTWVDTRDRLPESGTPVAAAITGRYPADSLSESDTALGEEFWLVRPMYFTTQHWDEDGAEHRDCFVDSDGVVRLPHGLTSAETVTHWAELPTLPGGTTHGVLGKDAQTALQNVWGPHPTWK, from the coding sequence ATGACGAATCTGAACACCGTGGTGACGTGGGTTGACACACGCGACAGACTGCCTGAGAGCGGTACACCGGTGGCAGCAGCGATCACGGGTCGGTATCCGGCTGACAGCCTATCTGAGTCCGATACGGCGTTGGGCGAGGAATTTTGGCTGGTCAGGCCGATGTACTTCACGACTCAGCACTGGGATGAGGACGGGGCGGAGCACAGAGACTGCTTCGTCGACTCCGACGGGGTCGTCCGTTTGCCCCATGGCCTTACCAGTGCCGAAACCGTGACTCACTGGGCAGAGCTGCCCACACTGCCAGGCGGGACGACGCACGGGGTTCTCGGGAAGGACGCCCAGACGGCTCTCCAGAACGTGTGGGGCCCTCATCCCACGTGGAAGTAG
- a CDS encoding ABC transporter permease, with protein sequence MASTDTGVHIKKDGSQAAGESQDPQDLAGLEAGLDALDSVRVDRTPLRETLIGKVLPPVVAVALVLVVWQVLVWAKVTDSYKLPAPSAVWNELTDAWRQGTLLEYIWTSVSRGLLGFAMALAIGTPLGLLVARVKFVRAAIGPILSGLQSLPSVAWVPPAVLWLGLNNSMMYAVILLGAVPSIANGLVSGVDQVPPLYLRAGRTLGATGLRGTWHIVIPAALPGYLAGLKQGWAFSWRSLMAAEIIASSPDLGIGLGQLLENGRTANSMSMVFLAILLILIVGIAIDLLIFSPLERRVLRSRGLLVAQ encoded by the coding sequence ATGGCCAGCACTGACACCGGGGTCCACATCAAGAAGGACGGCTCCCAGGCAGCCGGGGAGTCCCAGGACCCTCAAGACCTGGCGGGACTGGAGGCCGGTCTCGACGCGCTGGATTCGGTGCGGGTCGACCGTACGCCGCTACGCGAGACCCTGATCGGCAAGGTGCTGCCGCCCGTCGTCGCCGTGGCGCTGGTGCTGGTGGTCTGGCAGGTCCTGGTCTGGGCGAAGGTCACCGACAGCTACAAACTGCCCGCACCGTCCGCGGTGTGGAACGAGCTGACCGACGCCTGGCGGCAGGGCACACTGCTGGAGTACATCTGGACCAGCGTCTCCCGCGGCCTGCTCGGTTTCGCCATGGCCCTGGCGATCGGCACGCCCCTGGGCCTGCTGGTGGCCCGCGTGAAGTTCGTCCGCGCCGCCATCGGCCCCATCCTGTCCGGACTCCAGTCACTCCCCTCCGTGGCGTGGGTACCCCCCGCCGTGCTCTGGCTGGGCCTCAACAACTCGATGATGTACGCGGTGATCCTGCTCGGCGCCGTCCCCTCGATCGCCAACGGACTCGTCTCCGGCGTCGACCAGGTACCCCCGCTCTACCTGCGGGCCGGCCGCACACTCGGCGCCACCGGACTGCGCGGCACCTGGCACATCGTGATCCCCGCCGCCCTGCCCGGCTACCTCGCCGGCCTCAAGCAGGGCTGGGCCTTCTCCTGGCGCTCACTCATGGCCGCCGAGATCATCGCCTCCTCCCCCGACCTGGGCATCGGCCTCGGCCAACTCCTGGAGAACGGCCGCACCGCCAACAGCATGTCCATGGTCTTCCTCGCCATCCTCCTCATCCTGATCGTCGGAATCGCCATCGACCTGCTGATCTTCAGTCCGCTGGAGCGGCGGGTACTGCGCAGCCGGGGGCTGCTGGTCGCCCAGTGA
- a CDS encoding ABC transporter substrate-binding protein, giving the protein MRERRLISQRAAVATVGLALVGGLAACSGPKDSSADSGASDGKPAKGGKLTVLNSDAQADFDPARLYTSGGGNVPSLVFRTLTTRNRAAGAAGTKVVPDLATDLGTPSKNATVWTYTLRKGLKFEDGSAITSADVKYGVERSFAAELSGGAPYLRDWLIGGDTYQGPYKSGKGKKTLDSIETPDERTIVFKLKKPVGDFPYLATQTQFTPVPKGKDTGTKYEEHPVSSGPYKVVKNTNDGERLQLERNPYWSQKLDDQRKAYPDTVDVRSGLDSAVINQRLSTSSGDDARAVTTDTNLGPAELAEIGQDKALKSRVGVGHFGYTNYLAFNPKAKPFDKPEVRQAISYAIGRSSVINAVGGSSLAEPATTFLPDQKAFGYTPYDLFPAGKNGDPVKAKEVLAKAGYKNGLTVTLTHSTDEGEMGPKVAAAVQQSLAKAGITVKLKGLEANAYNEKRWDANDGPGFFITRWGADWPAGYPFLAPIFDGRQIVKDGANFNSAQLDDPAINKEFDEISGLTNLDAAAKRWGALDKKIGERALTVPLYHPVYQRLVGKDIKNVVISDWTGVLDISQVAVK; this is encoded by the coding sequence ATGCGTGAACGCAGACTGATATCCCAGCGCGCCGCCGTGGCCACCGTCGGCCTGGCCCTCGTCGGAGGACTCGCGGCCTGCTCCGGGCCGAAGGACAGCAGCGCGGACTCCGGAGCGAGTGACGGAAAGCCCGCCAAGGGCGGCAAGCTGACCGTGCTCAACTCCGACGCGCAGGCGGACTTCGACCCCGCCCGCCTCTACACCTCCGGCGGGGGCAACGTCCCCTCGCTGGTCTTCCGGACGCTGACCACCCGCAACCGAGCGGCCGGCGCCGCGGGCACGAAGGTGGTCCCCGACCTCGCCACGGACCTCGGCACCCCCAGCAAGAACGCCACGGTGTGGACGTACACCCTCAGGAAGGGGCTGAAGTTCGAGGACGGCTCCGCCATCACGTCCGCCGACGTCAAGTACGGCGTGGAGCGGTCCTTCGCAGCCGAACTCTCGGGCGGGGCGCCGTACTTGCGCGACTGGCTGATCGGCGGCGACACCTATCAGGGCCCCTACAAGTCCGGCAAGGGCAAGAAGACCCTCGACTCCATCGAGACACCCGACGAGCGCACCATCGTCTTCAAGCTGAAGAAGCCCGTCGGCGACTTCCCATACCTGGCGACGCAGACCCAGTTCACGCCGGTGCCCAAGGGCAAAGACACCGGCACCAAGTACGAGGAGCATCCGGTCTCCTCCGGCCCGTACAAGGTCGTGAAGAACACCAACGACGGCGAGCGGCTCCAGCTGGAGCGCAACCCGTACTGGTCCCAGAAGCTCGACGACCAGCGCAAGGCCTACCCGGACACCGTCGACGTGCGTTCCGGGCTCGACTCCGCGGTCATCAACCAGCGGCTGTCGACCAGTTCGGGGGACGACGCGCGTGCGGTCACGACGGACACGAACCTCGGCCCCGCCGAACTCGCCGAGATCGGCCAGGACAAGGCTCTGAAGTCCCGGGTCGGTGTGGGGCACTTCGGCTACACCAACTACCTGGCCTTCAACCCGAAGGCGAAGCCGTTCGACAAGCCCGAGGTGCGGCAGGCGATCTCGTACGCGATCGGCCGCAGCAGCGTCATCAACGCCGTGGGCGGCTCCTCGCTCGCCGAGCCCGCGACCACCTTCCTCCCGGACCAGAAGGCCTTCGGCTACACGCCGTACGACCTGTTCCCCGCTGGTAAGAACGGTGACCCCGTGAAGGCCAAGGAGGTACTGGCGAAGGCCGGTTACAAGAACGGGCTCACCGTGACCCTCACCCACTCCACCGACGAGGGCGAGATGGGACCCAAGGTCGCGGCGGCCGTCCAGCAGTCCCTGGCGAAGGCCGGCATCACGGTGAAGCTCAAGGGTCTGGAGGCCAACGCCTACAACGAGAAGCGCTGGGACGCCAATGACGGCCCCGGGTTCTTCATCACCCGATGGGGTGCCGACTGGCCCGCCGGCTATCCGTTCCTCGCCCCGATCTTCGACGGCCGTCAGATCGTCAAGGACGGTGCCAACTTCAACAGCGCCCAGCTCGACGACCCCGCGATCAACAAGGAGTTCGACGAGATCAGCGGGCTCACCAACCTGGACGCCGCGGCCAAGCGCTGGGGCGCCCTGGACAAGAAGATCGGTGAGCGGGCCCTCACGGTGCCGCTCTACCACCCGGTCTACCAGCGGCTGGTCGGCAAGGACATCAAGAACGTCGTCATCAGCGACTGGACCGGCGTCCTGGACATCTCGCAGGTGGCGGTCAAGTAA
- a CDS encoding Ms4533A family Cys-rich leader peptide, protein MSSRRVSERTRFRLVLIGVHAHAVSDVDCR, encoded by the coding sequence ATGTCGAGTCGCCGAGTCTCCGAGCGCACCAGGTTCCGCCTGGTGCTCATCGGTGTGCACGCGCACGCTGTGTCCGACGTCGACTGTCGCTGA
- a CDS encoding ABC transporter permease has product MTVQDVLAPGAGGPAAPGPAAGARGVWRTLRTRPSAVVSGAVLAALVLAALAAPLLTALSGQNPYTYHDELVDSASGGAPKGSFGGVSGDHWLGIEPGTGRDLFARLVYGARVSLLVAAGATLLQVVIGVSVGLAAALGSRWADQLLSRVTDVMVALPMLVLAIALTTVVPGDFPRPLLLILVMGALNWGGTSRIVRAQALTLRRLDFVAAARLGGSGPLRVVRRELLPSLAAPVITYAAILLPSNIVLEASLSFLGIGVTPPTPSWGQMLSTATTWFRADPMYVLLPSGLLFVTVLAFTVLGDAVRTALDPREASRLRVGTRKEKTRD; this is encoded by the coding sequence ATGACCGTGCAGGACGTGTTGGCACCCGGGGCGGGCGGACCGGCCGCCCCGGGACCCGCGGCGGGGGCCCGCGGTGTGTGGCGGACGCTGCGCACCCGGCCCTCGGCCGTCGTCTCGGGCGCGGTGCTCGCCGCGCTGGTCCTCGCCGCGCTCGCCGCGCCGCTGCTCACGGCGCTCAGCGGGCAGAACCCGTACACCTACCACGACGAGCTGGTCGACTCCGCGAGCGGCGGCGCGCCGAAGGGCTCCTTCGGCGGTGTCAGCGGCGACCACTGGCTGGGCATCGAGCCGGGCACCGGCCGCGATCTCTTCGCCCGGCTGGTGTACGGCGCCCGGGTGTCGCTGCTGGTGGCGGCCGGGGCGACGCTGCTCCAGGTCGTGATCGGCGTGAGTGTGGGCCTGGCCGCGGCGCTCGGCAGCAGGTGGGCGGACCAGCTCCTCAGCCGGGTCACCGATGTGATGGTGGCCCTGCCGATGCTGGTGCTCGCCATCGCCCTGACCACCGTGGTACCGGGCGACTTCCCCCGCCCACTGCTCCTGATCCTGGTCATGGGTGCCCTCAACTGGGGCGGCACATCCCGGATCGTACGGGCCCAGGCCCTGACCCTGCGCCGCCTCGACTTCGTCGCCGCGGCCCGGCTGGGGGGCTCGGGTCCCTTGCGTGTGGTGCGGCGGGAGCTGCTGCCGTCGCTCGCGGCGCCCGTCATCACGTACGCGGCCATCCTCCTGCCGTCCAACATCGTGCTGGAGGCGTCGCTGTCGTTCCTCGGCATCGGCGTGACACCACCCACGCCCTCGTGGGGCCAGATGCTGTCGACGGCGACCACCTGGTTCCGAGCCGACCCCATGTACGTCCTGCTGCCGTCCGGGCTGCTGTTCGTCACCGTCCTCGCCTTCACCGTGCTGGGCGACGCGGTACGCACCGCACTCGATCCGCGGGAGGCGAGCCGCCTGCGGGTGGGCACCCGCAAGGAGAAGACCCGTGACTGA
- a CDS encoding ABC transporter ATP-binding protein, with the protein MATALAKAADTGTSVASAARIEHVSKSFTTPAGQQLVLDDITLDVAPGEFVTLLGASGCGKSTLLNLVAGLDKPSAGTIGTDGRPALMFQEHALFPWLTAGKNIELALKLRGMPKTERRVKAEELLELVRLKGAYGKRVHELSGGMRQRVALARALAQDSKLLLMDEPFAALDAITRDVLHDELTRIWRETSVSVLFVTHNVREAVRLAERVVLLSSRPGRIAHEWTVDIPQPRRIEDSAVAELSVEITEQLRGEIRRHGQH; encoded by the coding sequence ATGGCAACCGCCCTCGCCAAGGCCGCCGACACCGGCACGTCGGTAGCATCCGCCGCGCGGATCGAGCACGTCTCGAAGTCCTTCACCACACCCGCCGGCCAACAGCTCGTCCTGGACGACATCACCCTCGATGTCGCACCCGGCGAGTTCGTCACCCTCCTGGGAGCCTCCGGCTGCGGCAAGTCCACCCTGCTCAACCTCGTCGCCGGACTCGACAAACCATCGGCCGGCACCATTGGTACCGACGGCCGCCCCGCGCTGATGTTCCAGGAACACGCCCTGTTCCCCTGGCTGACCGCGGGCAAGAACATCGAACTCGCCCTGAAACTGCGCGGCATGCCCAAAACGGAACGGCGGGTGAAGGCGGAGGAACTGCTGGAACTCGTCCGACTCAAGGGCGCCTACGGCAAGCGGGTGCACGAACTGTCCGGCGGAATGCGCCAGCGGGTCGCCCTGGCCCGCGCACTCGCCCAGGACAGCAAACTGCTCCTGATGGACGAACCCTTCGCCGCCCTCGACGCGATCACCCGCGACGTGCTGCACGACGAACTCACCCGCATCTGGCGCGAGACCAGCGTGTCGGTCCTCTTCGTCACCCACAACGTCCGCGAAGCGGTACGCCTGGCCGAGCGCGTGGTCCTGCTCTCCTCGCGTCCGGGGCGGATCGCCCACGAGTGGACGGTCGACATCCCGCAGCCACGCCGCATCGAGGACTCCGCCGTCGCGGAACTGTCCGTCGAGATCACCGAACAACTGCGTGGGGAGATCCGCCGCCATGGCCAGCACTGA
- a CDS encoding IS110 family transposase codes for MADETGVGVYLGLDVGKGEHHATAVNLAGKKVFDKPLPNNELKLRELFDKLRAKHGTVLVVVDQPASIGALPLAVARDAGCQVAYLPGLTMRRIADLYPGEAKTDARDAFVIADAARTMPHTLRTINPDDETVAELAMIAGFDDDLAGESTRTANRLRGLLTQIHPSLERVLGPRIQHPAVLRLLDQFGSPAQIRKAGRRRLITLIRPKAPRMAERLVEDIFTALDEQTVVVPGTDAAALIVPSLASSLQSVLDQRKLLAARIEELLEAHPLSQVLISMPGIGVRTAARILIDVGDGSGFASAGHLAAYAGLAPVTRNSGSSIRGEHPSKRGNKQLKRAFYLAAFASLSQPESRAYYDRKRREGKHHIAALIALARRRIDVLFAMLRDGTFYQPPTPATA; via the coding sequence ATGGCGGACGAAACTGGCGTCGGTGTCTATCTGGGGCTGGATGTCGGCAAGGGCGAACACCACGCCACCGCCGTCAACCTCGCGGGGAAGAAGGTGTTCGACAAGCCGCTGCCCAACAACGAGCTGAAGCTGCGGGAGCTCTTCGACAAACTCCGGGCCAAGCACGGAACGGTGCTGGTTGTCGTTGACCAGCCGGCTTCCATCGGGGCTCTGCCCCTGGCAGTCGCCCGGGATGCAGGCTGCCAGGTCGCCTATCTGCCCGGCCTGACGATGCGGCGGATCGCCGATCTTTACCCTGGTGAGGCCAAGACCGACGCCCGTGACGCTTTCGTCATCGCGGACGCCGCCAGAACGATGCCTCACACCCTGCGGACGATCAATCCCGACGACGAGACCGTCGCCGAGCTCGCCATGATCGCCGGGTTCGACGACGACCTGGCGGGCGAGTCCACCCGGACCGCAAACCGACTCCGCGGCCTGCTCACCCAGATCCACCCGTCGCTCGAGCGTGTCCTGGGCCCACGGATCCAGCACCCGGCTGTGCTCAGGCTGCTGGACCAGTTCGGCTCACCGGCCCAGATCCGCAAAGCCGGAAGGCGACGGTTGATCACCCTGATTCGGCCGAAGGCGCCGCGGATGGCCGAGCGGCTGGTCGAAGACATCTTCACCGCACTCGACGAACAGACTGTCGTCGTTCCGGGCACCGACGCTGCCGCGCTGATCGTCCCCAGCCTCGCCAGCTCTCTCCAGTCCGTCCTTGACCAGCGCAAACTCCTCGCCGCCCGGATCGAGGAACTCCTGGAGGCCCACCCTCTTTCCCAAGTCCTGATCTCCATGCCCGGCATCGGGGTCAGGACCGCGGCCCGCATCCTCATCGACGTTGGCGACGGCAGCGGCTTCGCCAGCGCCGGACATCTCGCCGCCTACGCCGGCCTGGCACCCGTGACCCGGAACTCCGGATCGTCCATCCGCGGCGAGCACCCCTCCAAGCGTGGCAACAAACAACTCAAACGGGCCTTCTACCTCGCCGCGTTCGCCTCGCTCTCCCAGCCGGAGTCACGTGCCTACTACGACCGCAAACGACGCGAGGGGAAACACCACATCGCCGCTCTCATAGCCCTGGCCCGACGTCGCATCGACGTCCTCTTCGCCATGCTCCGCGACGGCACCTTCTACCAACCACCCACACCAGCTACGGCTTGA
- a CDS encoding MFS transporter, translating into MTAEQSHIPATGDAGRGNRRTWIGVDHPRYKWVALTNTTVGMLLATINSSIVLISLPGIFTGIRLDPLEPANVSYLLWMLMGYMLVTAVLVVALGRLGDMMGRVRIYNAGFLIFTLTSVVLSLDPFHGGGGALWLIGWRIVQAVGGSMLMANSAAILTDAFPARQRGMALGVNMVAGIAGSFIGLVLGGALVTWNWRSVFWVNVPIGLIGTVWAYKSLHETGVRRPGRMDWWGNITFAVGLSALLAGITYGIQPYGGHTMGWTNPWVLAGLIGGVSMLAVFCAVETRVAEPMFPLHLFRNAAFAGGNAATLLGSIARGGLQFMLIIWLQGIWLPLHGYDYADTPLWAGIHMLPLTAGFLLAGPISGVLSDRFGARLFAASGFAVMAASFAGLLMLPSDFSYGVFAALIFLNGLGGGLFAAPNTSIIMSNVPADARGAASGMRATFQNAGMVLSMGVFFSLMVAGLSSTLPHTLSSGLTAQGVPAHAAHTVAELPPVGVLFAAFLGYNPIQHLLGPDVLSHLSPTSSAHLTGREFFPHLISQPFHDGLVIVFSLAIAMSLAAAAASLIRGRAGALPTTPTPVTPTQAVPEVGSVTPPALEMRGTVRDSAGEPLPHATLTLVDRYGRQKAIARSGQDGTYELASAEPGPHMLVVSARGHEPRAIQVTTGAEPALSDLALTAVCGVEGTERQAHIGRTPD; encoded by the coding sequence ATGACCGCCGAGCAGTCCCACATACCCGCAACCGGCGACGCGGGGCGCGGCAACCGCAGAACGTGGATCGGCGTGGATCACCCCCGCTACAAGTGGGTCGCGCTGACCAACACCACCGTGGGCATGCTGCTGGCCACGATCAACAGCTCGATCGTGCTGATCTCGCTGCCCGGGATCTTCACCGGTATCCGGCTCGATCCGCTGGAGCCCGCGAACGTGAGCTATCTGCTGTGGATGCTGATGGGCTACATGCTCGTCACCGCGGTGCTGGTGGTCGCTCTCGGCCGGCTCGGCGACATGATGGGCCGGGTCCGGATCTACAACGCCGGCTTCCTGATCTTCACGCTCACCTCGGTGGTGCTGTCCCTCGACCCCTTCCACGGCGGGGGCGGAGCGCTGTGGCTGATCGGCTGGCGCATCGTGCAGGCCGTCGGCGGCTCGATGCTGATGGCCAACTCCGCGGCCATCCTCACCGACGCCTTTCCCGCCCGTCAGCGCGGTATGGCCCTTGGCGTCAACATGGTCGCGGGCATCGCCGGGTCGTTCATCGGCCTGGTGCTGGGCGGGGCCCTCGTGACGTGGAACTGGCGCTCGGTCTTCTGGGTCAACGTGCCCATCGGTCTGATCGGCACGGTGTGGGCGTACAAGTCGCTGCACGAGACGGGCGTGCGCAGGCCGGGGCGGATGGACTGGTGGGGCAACATCACCTTCGCCGTCGGGCTCAGTGCCCTGCTCGCCGGAATCACCTACGGCATCCAGCCCTATGGCGGCCACACCATGGGCTGGACCAACCCGTGGGTGCTGGCCGGGCTGATCGGCGGTGTCTCCATGCTCGCGGTCTTCTGCGCGGTCGAGACGAGGGTCGCCGAGCCGATGTTCCCGCTGCATCTGTTCCGCAACGCGGCGTTCGCGGGCGGCAACGCGGCCACCCTGCTGGGGTCGATCGCGCGAGGTGGCCTGCAGTTCATGCTCATCATCTGGCTGCAGGGCATCTGGCTTCCCCTGCATGGCTACGACTACGCCGACACCCCGCTGTGGGCCGGTATCCACATGCTGCCGCTGACCGCCGGCTTCCTGCTCGCCGGGCCGATCTCGGGAGTGCTGTCCGACCGGTTCGGCGCGCGGCTGTTCGCCGCATCCGGATTCGCGGTGATGGCGGCGTCGTTCGCCGGACTGCTCATGCTGCCCAGCGACTTCTCGTACGGGGTCTTCGCCGCACTGATCTTCCTCAACGGGCTCGGCGGCGGCCTCTTCGCGGCGCCGAACACCTCGATCATCATGTCCAACGTCCCGGCCGACGCCCGCGGTGCCGCCTCCGGTATGCGCGCCACGTTCCAGAACGCCGGCATGGTGCTGTCCATGGGCGTGTTCTTCTCCCTCATGGTGGCCGGACTCTCCAGCACGCTGCCGCACACCCTCAGTTCGGGCCTCACCGCCCAGGGCGTCCCGGCACACGCCGCCCACACCGTCGCCGAACTGCCCCCGGTGGGCGTCCTGTTCGCGGCCTTCCTCGGCTACAACCCGATCCAGCACCTGCTCGGCCCGGACGTCCTCTCCCACCTCTCGCCGACTTCCTCGGCGCATCTCACGGGGCGTGAGTTCTTCCCGCACCTGATCTCACAGCCGTTCCACGACGGTCTGGTCATCGTCTTCTCCCTGGCCATCGCCATGTCCCTGGCCGCCGCGGCCGCTTCACTGATCCGTGGCCGCGCCGGGGCGTTGCCCACCACGCCGACACCCGTGACGCCCACTCAGGCAGTCCCTGAGGTCGGTTCGGTCACGCCACCCGCCCTGGAAATGCGCGGCACGGTACGCGACAGTGCCGGCGAGCCGCTGCCCCACGCCACCCTCACACTCGTCGACCGCTACGGCCGCCAGAAGGCCATTGCCAGATCAGGTCAGGACGGGACGTACGAACTGGCATCGGCGGAACCCGGACCACACATGCTGGTCGTATCGGCCAGAGGGCACGAGCCCCGCGCCATACAGGTCACCACGGGAGCGGAACCGGCCCTCTCGGACCTCGCCCTGACAGCGGTCTGCGGTGTGGAGGGCACCGAGCGCCAAGCGCACATCGGCCGTACCCCCGACTGA
- a CDS encoding ABC transporter permease, protein MTDRFPGARFAAKRLLGAALVLLVLSAVLYALFYVVPGDPAQLACGERCNPAQVAQVREQLGLDEPTYAQYLHFLQGLFAGRDYSAGTSLQHCAAPCLGLSHQNDQQVTTLILEGLPATASLAFGAMAVWLSLGVGTGLLSALRRGGATERVLTVLTLAGTGTPVFILGLLLLMVVCAYLQWLPFPSYVPLSQDPEQWAWNMLLPWLTLGLFESAKYARLTRSSTLEVLAEDHIRTFRAYGVSERAIVTRHALRGALPPVIALSALDLGSMMGGAMLTEQLFGIPGLGRLLIDSVRTVDLPVVVGVVLVIGTAVVLANAVADVLYALADRRVVLS, encoded by the coding sequence GTGACTGACCGATTTCCGGGTGCGCGCTTCGCGGCCAAGCGCCTGCTGGGGGCCGCACTGGTCCTGCTGGTGCTTTCCGCCGTCCTGTACGCGCTCTTCTACGTCGTCCCCGGCGACCCCGCCCAGCTCGCCTGCGGGGAACGCTGCAATCCGGCACAGGTGGCTCAGGTGCGCGAGCAGTTGGGGCTCGACGAGCCGACGTACGCCCAGTATCTGCACTTTCTGCAGGGCCTGTTCGCGGGACGCGACTACTCGGCGGGCACCTCGCTGCAGCACTGCGCAGCGCCCTGCCTCGGCCTGTCCCACCAGAACGACCAGCAGGTCACCACGCTGATCCTGGAGGGCCTGCCGGCCACCGCCTCGCTCGCCTTCGGTGCGATGGCGGTGTGGCTGTCGCTGGGTGTCGGCACGGGGTTGCTGTCCGCGCTGCGGCGGGGCGGCGCGACCGAGCGCGTGCTGACCGTCCTCACCCTGGCCGGGACCGGCACCCCGGTCTTCATCCTGGGTCTGCTGCTGCTCATGGTCGTGTGCGCCTATCTGCAGTGGCTGCCCTTCCCGTCGTACGTACCGCTGTCCCAGGATCCCGAGCAGTGGGCGTGGAACATGCTGCTGCCCTGGCTGACGCTGGGCCTCTTCGAGAGCGCGAAGTACGCCCGGCTCACACGTTCCTCCACTCTTGAGGTCCTCGCGGAGGACCACATCCGCACTTTCCGCGCGTACGGGGTGAGCGAACGCGCCATCGTCACCCGGCACGCGCTGCGCGGGGCGCTGCCTCCGGTGATCGCGCTGAGCGCACTGGACCTGGGGTCGATGATGGGCGGCGCGATGCTCACCGAGCAGCTGTTCGGCATCCCGGGCCTGGGCCGGCTCCTCATAGACAGCGTCCGCACCGTCGACCTGCCGGTCGTCGTCGGTGTGGTGCTCGTCATCGGGACCGCAGTGGTCCTCGCCAACGCCGTGGCGGACGTCCTCTACGCCCTGGCCGACCGAAGGGTGGTCCTGTCGTGA